Proteins from a genomic interval of Nostoc sp. TCL240-02:
- a CDS encoding D-alanyl-D-alanine carboxypeptidase, giving the protein MLELLGSGLVSLWLGKAGIQINYLDALDALAWQISPSLVLASDPNPSGNTTVQEYLQKLITSKLIAQNLKENQGIWIQSGPILMANHQGTTPLPAASLTKIATSLVAFKTWGPDHQFETLVSATGPVVNGVLEGDLVIAGGGDPMFVWQEGIALGNTLNQIGIKQVKGNLVITGNFAMNFQRYPFLAGQMLKQALNYARWNRSVIFQYSTMPKGTPKPQVIITGTVKVNLQSTLQQNLLVRHRSLPLQQLIKEMNVFSNNDMAEMLAESVGGFSVVQSTAANLAGVPQSEIQLINGSGLGPENRISPRAICAMFMALEREAVAHQMNLADLFLTSGLDHRGTIHRRHIPVATVIKTGTLHDVSSLAGVMPTRDRGLVWFAILNRGTNPAGFRSEQDKLLQNLMKQLQLPQVVPSILTPHLAMNSLPQIGVDSRNEIIFRN; this is encoded by the coding sequence ATGCTTGAGTTATTAGGTTCAGGCTTAGTAAGCCTGTGGCTCGGAAAAGCTGGAATCCAAATCAATTATTTAGATGCTTTAGATGCACTAGCTTGGCAAATTAGTCCTAGCTTGGTTCTTGCCTCAGATCCGAATCCATCTGGAAACACTACAGTGCAAGAATATCTTCAGAAGCTAATAACATCAAAACTGATAGCACAGAATTTGAAAGAAAACCAAGGGATTTGGATACAGTCAGGGCCAATACTTATGGCTAATCACCAAGGTACAACACCTCTGCCAGCTGCGTCTTTAACCAAAATTGCTACCTCATTAGTTGCTTTCAAAACCTGGGGACCAGACCACCAATTTGAGACTTTGGTAAGTGCCACTGGGCCAGTAGTAAATGGGGTATTGGAAGGTGATTTAGTCATAGCTGGTGGTGGAGATCCAATGTTTGTTTGGCAGGAAGGAATAGCTTTAGGAAATACTCTCAATCAAATAGGCATCAAACAAGTAAAAGGAAATTTGGTAATTACTGGTAACTTCGCCATGAATTTTCAGCGTTATCCATTCTTGGCAGGTCAAATGCTCAAACAAGCACTAAATTATGCCAGATGGAACCGCTCTGTTATTTTCCAATACTCAACTATGCCCAAGGGAACACCAAAGCCACAAGTCATAATTACGGGTACTGTTAAAGTAAATTTACAATCCACTCTCCAACAAAACTTATTAGTCCGTCATCGGTCTTTGCCTTTACAACAATTGATCAAGGAGATGAACGTTTTTAGTAATAATGATATGGCAGAGATGCTAGCAGAATCAGTGGGAGGTTTTAGTGTAGTCCAATCAACAGCCGCTAATCTGGCTGGAGTACCACAGTCAGAAATTCAATTAATCAATGGTTCTGGACTAGGCCCAGAAAATCGCATTTCTCCTAGAGCAATTTGTGCAATGTTCATGGCGCTAGAGCGGGAAGCAGTCGCTCATCAGATGAATTTGGCTGACTTATTTCTCACTTCCGGGTTGGATCATCGGGGGACAATTCACCGCAGACATATTCCTGTTGCGACTGTAATTAAAACTGGGACATTGCATGATGTTAGTAGTTTAGCTGGTGTGATGCCCACACGCGATCGCGGTTTGGTCTGGTTTGCAATCCTCAACCGTGGCACAAACCCAGCAGGTTTCCGTTCTGAGCAAGATAAACTGTTGCAAAATTTGATGAAACAGTTGCAACTACCTCAAGTAGTTCCTAGTATCCTAACTCCTCACTTAGCGATGAACTCTTTACCTCAAATCGGTGTAGACAGTCGGAATGAAATTATATTTAGAAACTAG
- a CDS encoding DUF1634 domain-containing protein: MVLNRRTKFEQRFEQFIGNLLRVGVILTTVLVLTGGILYLIRHGTEVPNYQFFRGEPAEFRTPAGVKTSILSGRNRGIIQLGLLLLIATPVMRVVFSLLAFVRLKDYTYVIVTLIVLAGLIYSLIGENS; this comes from the coding sequence ATGGTTCTAAACAGACGTACTAAGTTTGAGCAGCGATTTGAGCAATTTATTGGCAATCTGTTAAGAGTCGGGGTCATCCTTACTACTGTTCTGGTTCTAACGGGTGGAATTTTGTACTTAATTCGCCACGGGACTGAGGTTCCTAATTACCAGTTCTTTCGGGGAGAACCAGCAGAATTTCGCACTCCAGCCGGGGTAAAAACATCAATATTATCAGGTCGTAACCGAGGCATTATTCAACTAGGACTACTGCTACTGATTGCTACTCCAGTTATGAGAGTGGTTTTTTCTCTGTTAGCCTTTGTTCGACTAAAAGATTATACGTATGTGATTGTGACTCTAATTGTACTAGCTGGGCTGATTTACAGTCTCATTGGAGAAAATTCTTAG
- a CDS encoding sulfite exporter TauE/SafE family protein has protein sequence MNTLDFSLLIWFGSLSAGFLGALTGLGGGVVIVPFLSVVCRVDLHYAIGASLVSVIATSSGAASAYVKEGYTNMRLGMFLEIATTFGAVAGAVVAAKISTGTIAIVFGIVLLYSAYLSRKPYSENIDNLPPDPLATRLKLNSTYPTSTGEQSYNVHGVPFGFGLMFIAGVLSGLLGIGSGALKVLAMDQIMHIPFKVSTTTSNFMIGVTAAASAGIYLNRGYIDPGLAMPVMLGVLCGAVLGARVLVRARVQLLRNIFNGVILVLALEMIYKGLTGRL, from the coding sequence TTGAATACTCTGGATTTTTCGCTATTAATATGGTTTGGCTCTTTGAGCGCTGGATTTTTAGGAGCTTTAACAGGCTTGGGTGGTGGCGTAGTAATTGTTCCTTTCTTATCTGTAGTTTGTAGAGTGGATCTCCACTATGCTATTGGTGCTTCTTTAGTATCTGTGATTGCTACATCTAGTGGAGCAGCTTCTGCTTATGTAAAGGAAGGTTACACTAATATGCGGCTAGGGATGTTCCTAGAAATAGCGACAACCTTTGGCGCTGTAGCTGGAGCGGTTGTGGCAGCGAAGATTTCTACTGGAACGATCGCTATTGTGTTTGGGATTGTTTTACTTTATAGTGCGTACCTATCTCGTAAACCCTACTCCGAAAACATCGATAATTTACCGCCAGATCCCTTGGCAACACGCTTGAAGTTAAATAGTACTTATCCAACTTCTACGGGAGAACAATCTTACAACGTGCATGGTGTTCCCTTTGGATTTGGGCTAATGTTTATAGCTGGTGTACTTTCCGGCTTGCTAGGTATTGGTTCGGGAGCGCTCAAGGTGCTGGCAATGGATCAAATAATGCATATTCCATTCAAAGTTTCCACAACTACCAGCAATTTCATGATTGGAGTAACAGCAGCAGCTAGTGCGGGAATATATCTAAACCGAGGTTATATCGACCCCGGATTAGCAATGCCAGTAATGTTGGGAGTACTGTGTGGTGCTGTATTGGGGGCGCGAGTACTTGTCAGAGCCAGGGTACAACTTTTGCGGAATATTTTCAATGGTGTGATTTTGGTACTGGCGCTGGAAATGATCTACAAAGGTCTAACTGGGAGGCTTTAA